The proteins below are encoded in one region of Lactuca sativa cultivar Salinas chromosome 3, Lsat_Salinas_v11, whole genome shotgun sequence:
- the LOC111883504 gene encoding callose synthase 2 isoform X2, whose protein sequence is MKWCTYLNILLMWNKVRMHDGYPDAFDRVVHITQGCKGMRCWAESDCSVCEQVLSMDIYKLGQHFDLFRINSFYFTIVGFYFCTMLPMITMYIFFLLKNVFD, encoded by the exons ATGAAGTGGTGCACTTACCTAAACATCCTACTAATGTGGAACAA GGTTCGCATGCATGATGGATATCCCGATGCTTTTGATAGAGTGGTCCATATAACTCAAG GATGCAAAGGGATGAGATGTTGGGCTGAATCAGATTGCTCTGTTTGTGAGCAGGTTCTTAGTATGGATATATACAAACTTGGTCAACACTTTGACTTATTCCGGATCAATTCCTTTTACTTTACAATAGTTGGATTTTACTTTTGCACCATG TTACCAATGATCACCAtgtacatattttttttattgaaaaatgtatttg ATTAG
- the LOC111883504 gene encoding callose synthase 10 isoform X1: MKWCTYLNILLMWNKVRMHDGYPDAFDRVVHITQGDISKDIYAGCKGMRCWAESDCSVCEQVLSMDIYKLGQHFDLFRINSFYFTIVGFYFCTMLPMITMYIFFLLKNVFD, from the exons ATGAAGTGGTGCACTTACCTAAACATCCTACTAATGTGGAACAA GGTTCGCATGCATGATGGATATCCCGATGCTTTTGATAGAGTGGTCCATATAACTCAAGGTGATATTAGTAAAGATATTTACGCTG GATGCAAAGGGATGAGATGTTGGGCTGAATCAGATTGCTCTGTTTGTGAGCAGGTTCTTAGTATGGATATATACAAACTTGGTCAACACTTTGACTTATTCCGGATCAATTCCTTTTACTTTACAATAGTTGGATTTTACTTTTGCACCATG TTACCAATGATCACCAtgtacatattttttttattgaaaaatgtatttg ATTAG